The Georgenia sp. TF02-10 genome window below encodes:
- the hpaE gene encoding 5-carboxymethyl-2-hydroxymuconate semialdehyde dehydrogenase, with the protein MSDTSTARTTATAPRHVPADLPERIQHYIGGELVDSADGDTFEILDPVSNETYLRAAAGKKADVDRAVAAARRAFEEGPWPRMLPRERSRVLHRIADLVESRDARLAELETFDTGLPITQALGQARRAAENFRFFADLVVAQADDTYKVPGRQINYVNRKPIGVAGLITPWNTPFMLESWKLGPALATGNTVVLKPAEFTPLSASLWAGIFEEAGLPTGVFNLVNGLGEEAGDALVKHPDVQLISFTGESRTGQIIFANAAPHLKGLSMELGGKSPAVVFADADLEAAIDATVFGVFSLNGERCTAGSRILVQREVYDEFVERYAAQTRRVVVGPPHDPRTEVGALVHPEHYDKVMRYIEIGRSEGRLVAGGGRPEGFPTGNYVAPTAFADVAPDARIFQEEIFGPVVAITPFDTEEEALRLANGVKYGLAAYVWTNDLKRAHNFAQSVEAGMVWLNSNNVRDLRTPFGGVKASGLGHEGGYRSIDFYTDQQAVHITLGEVHNPSFGKADADEPAEVDAHQPTDLDDPDPR; encoded by the coding sequence TACATCGGCGGCGAGCTCGTCGATTCCGCCGACGGCGACACCTTCGAGATCCTCGACCCGGTCTCGAACGAGACCTACCTGCGCGCCGCGGCCGGCAAGAAGGCCGACGTCGACCGCGCCGTCGCCGCCGCCCGGCGGGCGTTCGAGGAGGGCCCGTGGCCGCGGATGCTGCCGCGCGAGCGGTCCCGGGTGCTGCACCGCATCGCCGACCTGGTCGAGTCCCGCGACGCCCGGCTCGCCGAGCTGGAGACCTTCGACACCGGCCTGCCGATCACCCAGGCGCTCGGCCAGGCCCGCCGTGCCGCCGAGAACTTCCGGTTCTTCGCCGACCTGGTCGTCGCCCAGGCCGACGACACCTACAAGGTTCCCGGCCGGCAGATCAACTACGTCAACCGCAAGCCGATCGGCGTCGCCGGGCTCATCACGCCCTGGAACACCCCGTTCATGCTCGAGTCCTGGAAGCTCGGCCCGGCGCTGGCGACCGGGAACACCGTGGTGCTCAAGCCCGCCGAGTTCACCCCGCTGTCGGCGTCGCTGTGGGCGGGCATCTTCGAGGAGGCGGGCCTGCCCACCGGCGTCTTCAACCTGGTCAACGGTCTCGGCGAGGAGGCCGGCGACGCGCTGGTGAAGCACCCGGACGTGCAGCTCATCTCCTTCACCGGCGAGAGCCGGACCGGGCAGATCATCTTCGCCAACGCCGCGCCCCACCTCAAGGGGCTGTCGATGGAGCTCGGCGGGAAGTCCCCCGCCGTCGTCTTCGCCGACGCCGACCTCGAGGCGGCCATCGACGCGACGGTCTTCGGGGTGTTCTCCCTGAACGGCGAGCGGTGCACCGCGGGCAGCCGGATCCTCGTCCAGCGGGAGGTCTACGACGAGTTCGTCGAGCGCTACGCCGCGCAGACCCGGCGCGTCGTCGTCGGCCCGCCGCACGACCCGAGGACCGAGGTGGGGGCGCTCGTGCACCCCGAGCACTACGACAAGGTCATGCGCTACATCGAGATCGGCAGGTCCGAGGGCCGGCTCGTCGCCGGCGGCGGCCGGCCGGAGGGCTTCCCGACCGGCAACTACGTCGCCCCCACCGCCTTCGCCGACGTCGCGCCGGACGCGCGCATCTTCCAGGAGGAGATCTTCGGGCCGGTCGTCGCGATCACCCCGTTCGACACCGAGGAGGAGGCGCTGCGGCTCGCGAACGGGGTGAAGTACGGCCTGGCCGCCTACGTGTGGACCAACGACCTGAAGCGGGCGCACAACTTCGCCCAGTCCGTCGAGGCCGGCATGGTCTGGCTGAACAGCAACAACGTCCGCGACCTGCGCACCCCGTTCGGCGGGGTCAAGGCCTCGGGCCTGGGCCACGAGGGCGGCTACCGGTCGATCGACTTCTACACGGACCAGCAGGCGGTGCACATCACGCTCGGCGAGGTGCACAACCCCAGCTTCGGCAAGGCGGACGCCGACGAGCCCGCCGAGGTCGACGCCCACCAGCCGACGGACCTGGACGACCCGGACCCCCGCTGA
- the hpaD gene encoding 3,4-dihydroxyphenylacetate 2,3-dioxygenase, which produces MTTRDQMTLTSSGFFVSPGAPIHTDNPIPTPSAPPPDILRCASMELVVTDLAASRRFYADVLGLVVTEEDEETVYLRSMEEFIHHNLVLRRGTVPAVAAFSYRVRSPEDLDKAVAFYTELGCRVERRPEGFTRGVGDTVRVEDPLGFPQEFFHDVEHVERLAWRYDLYTPGALVRLDHFNQVTPDVPRATRFMQDLGFRVTEDIQDEEGTVYAAWMCRKATVHDTAMTGGDGPRMHHVAFATHEKHNILAICDELGALRMSDRIERGPGRHGVSNAFYLYLRDPDGHRVEIYTQDYYTGDPDNPVVTWDVHDNQRRDWWGNPVVPSWYTEASVVLDLDGNPKPVVERTESSEMAVTIGADGFSYTRREEGEESMPSWKQGEYKLGHQL; this is translated from the coding sequence GTGACCACGCGTGACCAGATGACCCTGACCTCCTCCGGCTTCTTCGTCTCGCCGGGGGCGCCCATCCACACCGACAACCCCATCCCGACGCCGAGCGCGCCGCCGCCGGACATCCTGCGTTGCGCGTCCATGGAGCTCGTCGTGACGGACCTGGCGGCCTCCCGCAGGTTCTACGCCGACGTGCTCGGCCTGGTCGTGACGGAGGAGGACGAGGAGACGGTCTACCTGCGCAGCATGGAGGAGTTCATCCACCACAACCTGGTGCTGCGCCGGGGCACGGTGCCCGCCGTCGCCGCGTTCTCCTACCGGGTCCGCTCGCCGGAGGACCTGGACAAGGCGGTGGCGTTCTACACCGAGCTGGGCTGCCGAGTGGAGCGCCGGCCGGAGGGCTTCACCCGGGGCGTCGGGGACACGGTGCGGGTGGAGGACCCGCTCGGCTTCCCGCAGGAGTTCTTCCACGACGTCGAGCACGTCGAGCGCCTGGCGTGGCGCTACGACCTTTACACCCCGGGCGCGCTCGTGCGCCTCGACCACTTCAACCAGGTCACCCCGGACGTGCCGCGCGCGACGAGGTTCATGCAGGACCTCGGCTTCCGCGTCACCGAGGACATCCAGGACGAGGAGGGGACGGTCTACGCCGCGTGGATGTGCCGCAAGGCGACCGTCCACGACACCGCGATGACCGGCGGCGACGGGCCGCGGATGCACCACGTCGCCTTCGCCACCCACGAGAAGCACAACATCCTGGCGATCTGCGACGAGCTCGGTGCGCTGCGGATGTCCGACCGCATCGAGCGCGGCCCGGGCCGGCACGGGGTGTCCAACGCGTTCTACCTCTACCTGCGGGACCCGGACGGGCACCGGGTGGAGATCTACACCCAGGACTACTACACCGGCGACCCGGACAACCCGGTCGTCACCTGGGACGTGCACGACAACCAGCGGCGGGACTGGTGGGGCAACCCGGTCGTGCCGTCCTGGTACACCGAGGCCTCCGTGGTGCTCGACCTGGACGGCAACCCGAAGCCGGTGGTCGAGCGCACCGAGAGCAGCGAGATGGCGGTGACCATCGGCGCCGACGGCTTCTCCTACACCCGCCGGGAGGAGGGCGAGGAGTCGATGCCCAGCTGGAAGCAGGGCGAGTACAAGCTCGGTCACCAGCTGTGA
- a CDS encoding fumarylacetoacetate hydrolase family protein, with amino-acid sequence MLPAETIAAIADELAAAERDRTMVPLLTRRYAGMSVEDAYAVQNEWRRRAIAAGRRPVGRKIGLTSKVMQAATGIDEPDYGAIFADMVLENGSVIEHGRFSNVRIEVELAFALAEPVDGPDASVLDVLRATEYVVPALEILSSRVELEGRTIVDTISDNAAMGAMVYGGNPVRPGDVDLRWVAALLYRNETIEESGVAAAVLNHPATGVAWLANKLAQHGDRLEAGELVLAGSFTRPMWVRPGDTVLADFRDLGTISCRFV; translated from the coding sequence ATGCTGCCGGCTGAGACCATCGCGGCGATCGCCGACGAGCTGGCCGCCGCCGAGCGGGACCGCACGATGGTGCCGCTGCTGACCCGGCGGTACGCCGGGATGAGCGTCGAGGACGCCTACGCGGTTCAGAACGAGTGGCGGCGGCGCGCTATCGCCGCCGGCCGGCGGCCCGTCGGCCGCAAGATCGGGCTCACCTCGAAGGTCATGCAGGCCGCCACCGGCATCGACGAGCCCGACTACGGCGCGATCTTCGCGGACATGGTGCTCGAGAACGGCTCGGTGATCGAGCACGGCCGGTTCTCCAACGTGCGCATCGAGGTCGAGCTCGCCTTCGCGCTGGCCGAGCCGGTCGACGGCCCCGACGCCAGCGTGCTCGACGTGCTCCGGGCGACCGAGTACGTCGTGCCGGCGCTGGAGATCCTCTCCTCCCGCGTCGAGCTCGAGGGCCGCACCATCGTCGACACGATCAGCGACAACGCCGCGATGGGCGCGATGGTCTACGGCGGCAACCCGGTCCGGCCGGGCGACGTCGACCTGCGCTGGGTCGCGGCCCTGCTGTACCGCAACGAGACGATCGAGGAGTCCGGCGTCGCGGCCGCCGTGCTCAACCACCCCGCGACGGGCGTGGCGTGGCTGGCCAACAAGCTCGCCCAGCACGGCGACCGCCTCGAGGCCGGGGAGCTGGTCCTCGCCGGCTCGTTCACCCGGCCCATGTGGGTCCGCCCGGGCGACACGGTGCTCGCCGACTTCCGAGACCTGGGGACGATCTCGTGCCGCTTCGTCTGA
- a CDS encoding aldolase/citrate lyase family protein translates to MPLRLTPTLRHALADHRRRQDGRALAGIWVCSGSPLVAEIVAGSGIDWVLIDMEHSPNGLAAVLAQLQAVAAYPVTPVVRVPVGDVVTIKQVLDLGAQNLLVPMVSSAAEARAVVEAVRYPPRGRRGVGSALARSARWNRVDEYLTDADEHVSVVVQVETAEAVDAAADIAAVDGVDGVFVGPSDLAASLGLLGQQSHPDVVAAVHRAFAAVRAAGKPVGVNAFDHAAAHSYIDAGASFVLVGADVTLLARGSEALAAAFGPGSDDGAQPGQ, encoded by the coding sequence GTGCCGCTTCGTCTGACGCCCACGCTCCGCCACGCGCTGGCGGACCACCGCCGCCGGCAGGACGGGCGCGCCCTCGCCGGGATCTGGGTGTGCAGCGGGAGCCCGCTGGTCGCCGAGATCGTCGCGGGCTCCGGGATCGACTGGGTGCTCATCGACATGGAGCACTCCCCCAACGGCCTGGCGGCGGTGCTCGCCCAGCTCCAGGCGGTCGCGGCCTACCCGGTCACCCCGGTCGTGCGGGTGCCGGTCGGCGACGTCGTGACGATCAAGCAGGTGCTCGACCTCGGCGCGCAGAACCTGCTCGTGCCGATGGTCTCCTCAGCCGCGGAGGCGCGGGCCGTCGTCGAGGCGGTCCGGTACCCCCCGCGCGGGCGCCGCGGCGTCGGTTCCGCGCTCGCCCGGTCGGCCCGGTGGAACCGGGTCGACGAGTACCTCACCGACGCCGACGAGCACGTGTCCGTCGTCGTCCAGGTAGAGACCGCCGAGGCCGTCGACGCGGCCGCGGACATCGCGGCCGTCGACGGCGTCGACGGCGTCTTCGTCGGGCCGTCCGACCTCGCCGCCTCCCTGGGGCTCCTCGGGCAGCAGAGCCACCCGGACGTCGTCGCCGCCGTGCACCGCGCCTTCGCGGCGGTGCGGGCGGCCGGCAAGCCTGTGGGCGTGAACGCGTTCGACCACGCCGCCGCACACTCCTACATCGACGCCGGCGCGTCCTTCGTGCTCGTCGGCGCCGACGTGACCCTCCTCGCCCGTGGCTCCGAGGCGCTCGCCGCGGCGTTCGGCCCCGGCTCCGACGACGGCGCACAGCCGGGCCAGTGA